One window of the Amycolatopsis mediterranei genome contains the following:
- a CDS encoding NADPH-dependent F420 reductase translates to MRIGIFGTGGMADALGTQWARAGHDLMVSGRSDPAALAARLGAATGPWRETAVFADVLLLAVPAAAIGEVLAEAGPLPGKVLVDCTNHPDLTGTPVAARIATEAHVVKAFNLAHVDVWRMTPPVFDGRPLSVPLCGDDPAALDAVSTLVRDVGAKPVPAGGLDRAALLEATAAFVIGLWFAGEDAQAILTPVG, encoded by the coding sequence ATGCGGATCGGGATCTTCGGCACGGGCGGGATGGCGGACGCGCTCGGCACGCAGTGGGCGCGGGCGGGGCACGACCTGATGGTGAGCGGCCGGTCCGACCCCGCCGCCTTGGCCGCGCGGCTCGGCGCCGCGACCGGACCGTGGCGCGAGACGGCCGTGTTCGCCGACGTGCTGCTCCTTGCCGTTCCCGCCGCGGCGATCGGGGAGGTGCTCGCCGAGGCGGGCCCGCTGCCGGGGAAGGTGCTGGTGGACTGCACCAACCACCCGGACCTGACGGGCACCCCGGTGGCGGCGCGGATCGCCACGGAAGCCCACGTGGTCAAGGCGTTCAACCTGGCGCACGTCGACGTCTGGCGGATGACGCCACCGGTGTTCGACGGCCGTCCGCTGTCGGTGCCGTTGTGCGGCGACGACCCGGCGGCGCTCGACGCGGTGAGCACGCTGGTCCGGGACGTCGGCGCCAAGCCGGTGCCCGCGGGCGGCCTGGACCGCGCGGCCCTGCTGGAGGCCACGGCGGCGTTCGTCATCGGGCTGTGGTTCGCGGGCGAAGACGCCCAGGCGATCCTGACCCCGGTGGGCTGA